One segment of Tamlana crocina DNA contains the following:
- the fahA gene encoding fumarylacetoacetase, with translation MPLSANNPDRTSWLHVDKNSDFPIQNIPFGVFLTRDDIITIGTRIGDTAIDLGALHQLGYFEGIALTDDIFLQDSLNDFIADGRKTWRAVRNRIADIFDSNNDTLKNNKSHKEIVLFRLDEIEMQLPVQIGDYTDFYSSMEHAKNVGSMFRDPDNALLPNWLHIPVGYHGRSSSIIPSGIPIHRPQGQTLPNGATEPIFGPSKLVDFELEMAFITTDANDLGEPIPIDEAEEYIFGLVLMNDWSARDIQKWEYVPLGPFLAKSFATSISPWIVTLDALEPYRVAGPKPVKPQMDYLKYKGKKSYDINLEVAIQPNGAKETVVSKSNFKYMYWNMVQQLAHHTVNGCPVNSGDMMGSGTISGPTEDSYGSMLELTWKGEKPITLKDGTERKFINDNDTVIMRGYCEKDGTRIGFGEVSTKLLPVFGKK, from the coding sequence ATGCCATTATCCGCTAACAATCCAGATAGAACTTCGTGGTTGCACGTTGATAAAAACTCCGATTTCCCGATTCAGAACATTCCGTTTGGGGTGTTTTTAACTCGCGACGATATCATTACCATTGGAACTCGAATTGGTGATACCGCCATAGATTTGGGTGCATTGCACCAGTTGGGATATTTTGAAGGCATTGCCTTAACGGACGATATTTTTCTTCAGGATTCGTTGAACGATTTTATTGCCGACGGAAGAAAAACATGGCGAGCCGTTAGAAACCGCATTGCCGACATTTTTGATAGTAATAACGACACGCTTAAAAACAACAAAAGCCATAAAGAAATCGTGCTATTTCGATTAGATGAAATTGAAATGCAATTGCCCGTGCAGATTGGCGATTACACCGATTTTTATTCCAGCATGGAACACGCCAAAAATGTGGGCAGTATGTTCCGGGATCCCGACAATGCTTTGTTGCCGAACTGGCTGCACATTCCCGTGGGGTATCATGGAAGGAGTTCTTCTATTATTCCATCGGGCATTCCCATTCACCGTCCGCAAGGCCAAACCTTACCCAACGGTGCTACCGAGCCCATTTTTGGCCCTAGTAAATTAGTGGATTTTGAATTGGAAATGGCTTTTATTACTACCGACGCCAACGATTTGGGCGAACCCATCCCCATTGATGAAGCAGAGGAATATATTTTCGGTTTGGTATTGATGAACGATTGGAGCGCACGCGACATCCAAAAATGGGAATACGTGCCATTAGGCCCGTTTTTAGCAAAAAGTTTTGCCACGTCCATTTCGCCGTGGATTGTTACACTCGATGCTCTAGAGCCTTATCGCGTTGCTGGGCCGAAACCTGTAAAACCACAAATGGACTACCTAAAATATAAAGGCAAAAAGAGCTACGATATTAATTTAGAGGTGGCCATTCAACCCAACGGTGCCAAAGAAACCGTGGTGAGCAAAAGCAACTTTAAATACATGTATTGGAACATGGTACAACAATTGGCGCACCATACCGTAAACGGATGTCCGGTTAATTCGGGCGATATGATGGGGAGCGGCACCATATCTGGCCCCACCGAAGACAGTTATGGCTCTATGTTAGAACTGACTTGGAAAGGCGAAAAACCCATTACCTTGAAAGATGGCACCGAACGTAAATTCATTAACGATAACGATACCGTGATTATGCGAGGTTACTGCGAAAAAGATGGTACCCGTATTGGTTTTGGCGAAGTGTCCACCAAACTGCTTCCGGTTTTTGGCAAGAAATAG